A window of Sulfurovum riftiae contains these coding sequences:
- a CDS encoding DUF3482 domain-containing protein: MAENMTETHPKFAVVGHPNKGKSSIVSTLAFDDSVQISDTPGTTTKKRSFPLTVDGRVLYELFDTPGFQRARSVLAWLQKHEVTADKRPDVVQAFINEHRDNERFNDEIELLEPIMAGAGIIYVVDGSKPYGEEYEAEMEILRWTGQPSMALINLIDETNYVEEWKRALGQYFKMVRLFNPMKATFPQHLSLLQSIAQLKEEWIEPVNESIGLFKAFHEQMFEQTARSITQLLYHSLSHVERLPIKEEDATEKEKTLVLERYKARLREYEELEQKRVEKVWHHENLEKAQQALLFDGMDLFSKESASLFGLSRKELLITGTTGGAMTGAGIDLLLGGSTLFLGSAIGAMVGGAGVFFGFNELSEVKVLGQKLGKRYLEAGPMKNVNFPYILLNRALFHATKIASRSHALRNKVLLEMGRDFTSKWMDDEVRKSLEKCHVLFRSGDEVKPETMKAYEETIGMILRRLID; encoded by the coding sequence ATGGCTGAAAATATGACAGAGACACACCCGAAATTTGCCGTAGTGGGACATCCGAACAAAGGCAAGAGCAGTATCGTCTCGACCCTGGCATTCGATGACTCTGTACAGATCTCCGACACGCCGGGGACCACGACGAAAAAACGTTCTTTTCCGCTGACCGTAGACGGCAGGGTGCTGTATGAACTCTTCGATACACCTGGTTTCCAAAGAGCACGCTCGGTACTGGCATGGCTTCAAAAGCATGAAGTAACGGCAGACAAAAGGCCTGACGTGGTGCAGGCATTCATCAACGAACACAGAGACAACGAACGCTTCAATGACGAGATAGAGCTGCTTGAACCCATTATGGCCGGTGCGGGGATCATCTATGTGGTGGATGGCTCGAAACCCTACGGGGAGGAGTACGAAGCGGAGATGGAGATACTGCGCTGGACAGGACAGCCCTCCATGGCCCTGATCAACCTCATAGACGAGACCAATTATGTAGAGGAGTGGAAGCGGGCACTGGGGCAGTACTTCAAAATGGTACGGCTCTTCAATCCTATGAAGGCAACTTTCCCACAGCATCTCTCCCTGCTGCAGAGTATCGCACAGCTCAAAGAAGAGTGGATCGAACCGGTGAATGAATCGATCGGACTTTTCAAAGCCTTTCATGAGCAGATGTTCGAACAGACAGCCCGGAGTATCACACAGCTGCTTTATCACTCTCTTTCACATGTAGAGAGACTTCCTATTAAAGAGGAGGATGCGACAGAAAAAGAGAAGACCTTGGTACTTGAACGCTACAAAGCAAGACTGCGGGAGTATGAAGAGCTTGAACAAAAAAGGGTAGAGAAGGTCTGGCACCATGAGAACCTTGAAAAGGCGCAGCAGGCACTGCTTTTTGACGGTATGGACCTTTTCTCCAAAGAGAGTGCTTCGCTTTTCGGACTGAGCCGTAAAGAGCTCCTTATCACGGGCACGACAGGCGGTGCGATGACCGGTGCAGGCATCGATCTTCTTCTGGGAGGCAGTACGCTTTTCCTTGGGTCTGCCATAGGTGCTATGGTAGGTGGTGCCGGAGTATTCTTCGGTTTCAACGAACTCTCGGAGGTCAAAGTACTCGGACAGAAGCTGGGGAAGCGGTACCTTGAAGCCGGTCCCATGAAGAATGTCAATTTTCCTTATATCCTTTTGAACCGGGCACTGTTCCATGCCACGAAGATCGCCAGCCGTTCACACGCACTGCGTAACAAGGTACTGCTTGAGATGGGACGGGACTTTACCTCAAAATGGATGGATGATGAAGTACGTAAATCGCTTGAGAAGTGTCATGTACTGTTCCGTTCCGGAGATGAGGTCAAGCCCGAAACAATGAAAGCATATGAAGAGACCATCGGTATGATACTCAGACGCCTGATCGATTAA
- a CDS encoding phosphatidylglycerophosphatase A has protein sequence MTLQKLFLTFFGAGLSPKAPGTAGTLASLPVGLAVLHYFGMETLFMLTFAITIIGIFEINKYENLTGEHDQQEIVIDEAAGMWLSLMIASSTAATMSYPYADVLAIILSFAAFRLFDIWKPSTIGWIDREVKGGLGVMMDDVIAGIAGGFLTVVIMMGVERLF, from the coding sequence ATGACATTGCAAAAACTTTTTTTAACCTTCTTCGGTGCCGGCTTGAGCCCCAAAGCACCCGGGACCGCAGGCACACTCGCTTCACTTCCGGTAGGTTTGGCCGTACTGCACTATTTTGGTATGGAGACACTCTTCATGCTCACGTTCGCCATTACGATCATCGGGATCTTTGAAATCAACAAATATGAGAACCTTACAGGGGAACATGACCAGCAGGAGATCGTCATCGATGAAGCGGCGGGGATGTGGCTGAGTCTTATGATCGCCTCTTCGACCGCTGCTACAATGAGTTACCCCTATGCGGATGTACTAGCGATCATCCTGAGTTTCGCAGCTTTCAGGCTGTTCGATATCTGGAAGCCCTCCACGATTGGCTGGATCGACAGAGAGGTCAAAGGGGGCCTTGGTGTCATGATGGATGATGTGATCGCAGGGATCGCAGGCGGTTTCCTGACCGTAGTCATTATGATGGGTGTTGAAAGACTTTTTTAA